In Mercenaria mercenaria strain notata chromosome 14, MADL_Memer_1, whole genome shotgun sequence, the following are encoded in one genomic region:
- the LOC128548177 gene encoding uncharacterized protein LOC128548177 — translation MCQLLNQSPDEENQNLCGKLISINIPLCLYDANFGDEFEWIHEAYWHEDNIKTLQQLWAEHSIKATMLKKMLEDLDKAKVETECDIAPWSDLSPPVLHQADWIFPDKSRVYRPLMEREKGAFTVEEKIENFAKKRKLNPDSEKDSTDKEGE, via the exons ATGTGTCAACTTCTCAACCAGTCGCCGGACGAAGAAAATCAAAACCTCTGCGGGAAATTGATTTCAATAA atATTCCATTATGTCTGTATGATGCCAACTTTGGTGATGAATTTGAGTGGATACATGAAGCAT actggcaTGAGGATAATATCAAGACATTACAGCAGCTTTGGGCAGAGCATTCCATCAA GGCTACAATGCTGAAGAAAATGTTGGAAGATCTAGACAAAGCTAAGGTTGAAACAG AGTGTGATATAGCACCATGGTCTGACTTGAGTCCCCCAGTTCTGCACCAGGCAGATTGGATTTTCCCAGATAAAAGTAGAGTATATAGACCCCTAATGGAACGGGAAAAGGGAG CATTTACAGTGGAAGAAAAAATCGAGAACTTTGCAAAGAAACGTAAACTGAACCCTGACAGCGAGAAAGATTCTACTGACAAGGAAGGGGAATGA